Proteins from one Gimesia maris genomic window:
- a CDS encoding serine/threonine-protein kinase, with product MNEQEIFNEALEIDDVPSRSAFLDQVCGDDRLLRKQVDALLEEYARSGEFLRVPAVDQIRKASDVTRVASVEDSPLESDLDLSFLEPPTVEGSLGSLCHYDIQELIGRGGCGIVFKAFDQRLHRIVAIKVMTPAMAATSPARKRFLREARATAAIRHENVVNIYAVEEAPLPFLVMEYIDGKTLQQVLDENGPLELQTICRLGQMIANGLQAAHLQGLIHRDIKPANILIESGTGQVKLTDFGLARAADDASRSQSGIIAGTPLYMSPEQVQGVRLDQRSDLFSLGSVLYVMCTGRAPFRAPSTLAVLKRVVDEQPRNIQEVITEVPDWLVTIIQKLHEKEPEKRFTSAQEVADLLAGTHEEIALKIPPVEESPESSKRMRRALFPWMKFAAVLIVLLSSFGFTEATGITNVRGTVIRLLSPEGTLVIEVDDPGVSISIDGQEMVITGAGVKELRLKPGQYQLQATKNGEVLQQELITVTRNGRQVVRVSREPAAQPTDSKVVDPDRRAAEYVLSIGGKVRLNDDSRQGEKKLIASIKELPDSPFRLTHVELINMKKVTDTGLAALRGTKNLRFVNLAYSPEFTDAGLAHLSDNRGLQRLDLWGTNITKQGLEYFTDFPDLRDLRLGDTQLSAEDLSILKRYASLQKLELLMLSLTQADDSTLAILSGASQLGQLNLEQTNINDVGLESLEQNRNLRNLYLNKTPVTTEGIRRLAQALPECDIDWSELKKTSTSNGRWTPDAGQQKFFDEVARMKATDQVVAVSQKLMEVNPGFDGKLKETIENGHVVGLTFLAGDHIAEIWPVRALSDLTSLVCGGNHLTHGKLTDLSPLVGLPLTKMDISNSSVSDLTPLKGMKLAHLYGAHTRIKDLSPLADMPLKVLFLWSSPHVSDLSPLKGMRLTNLNLDFTQVADLSPLQGMDLTHLAVHQTHVRSLLPLSGMPLQALYCSNTGISDLSPLKEAELTTLHIENTQVSDLSPLAGMPLKELSFERTLVSDLSPLEHMPLEQLTLSLPLFEEQDEQLLFQLPLKRLGRDAHEIREAGDFWSQYAAQQSAAEAFASAYAQEPASVRTNAILGKLREDANGVGLVPVIEEGVVIEATLTLVPESHDISSLRMLNSLRKLTLKGGPPTLDLSPLNSLPIESLNCSPQQALRNRTTLTEITSLTTINGQPKLDFLQSILRNSKALTGN from the coding sequence TTAAGGCGTTCGACCAGCGACTGCACCGGATTGTTGCCATCAAGGTCATGACGCCGGCCATGGCTGCCACTTCCCCTGCCCGCAAGCGTTTTTTGCGCGAAGCCCGGGCCACCGCGGCGATTCGTCATGAAAATGTCGTCAATATCTATGCGGTCGAGGAAGCTCCCCTCCCCTTTCTGGTGATGGAATACATTGACGGCAAAACACTGCAGCAGGTACTCGACGAAAATGGTCCACTCGAACTCCAGACCATCTGTCGACTGGGGCAGATGATTGCCAACGGACTCCAGGCAGCACATCTGCAGGGACTGATTCATCGGGATATCAAGCCGGCCAATATCCTGATCGAATCAGGTACAGGCCAGGTCAAGCTCACCGATTTCGGTCTGGCTCGCGCAGCGGATGACGCCAGCCGATCCCAGAGCGGCATCATCGCCGGGACCCCGCTGTACATGTCCCCCGAGCAGGTTCAGGGCGTCAGACTCGATCAGAGGAGTGACCTGTTCAGCCTGGGCAGCGTGCTGTATGTGATGTGTACCGGAAGGGCTCCCTTTCGTGCTCCCTCAACGCTGGCCGTACTCAAACGGGTCGTTGATGAGCAGCCACGCAATATTCAGGAAGTCATTACGGAAGTCCCTGACTGGCTGGTAACTATCATTCAAAAACTGCACGAGAAAGAACCTGAAAAACGTTTCACCTCGGCACAGGAAGTCGCTGACCTGTTAGCGGGTACTCATGAAGAAATCGCATTGAAGATCCCTCCCGTGGAAGAGTCTCCCGAGAGTTCGAAGCGAATGCGTCGGGCGCTGTTCCCCTGGATGAAGTTCGCAGCGGTTCTGATTGTGCTGCTTTCGAGTTTCGGCTTCACCGAAGCAACCGGCATCACCAATGTGCGGGGAACCGTGATTCGCCTGCTCTCGCCTGAAGGAACGCTGGTGATCGAAGTGGATGATCCCGGTGTCAGCATTTCCATCGATGGACAGGAGATGGTGATTACCGGTGCCGGCGTCAAAGAACTTCGACTGAAACCGGGACAATATCAGCTGCAGGCTACGAAGAATGGTGAAGTCCTGCAGCAGGAGCTGATCACAGTCACCCGGAACGGACGACAGGTTGTGCGCGTGAGCCGGGAACCGGCAGCTCAACCGACCGATTCAAAAGTCGTTGATCCCGACCGTCGTGCTGCGGAATATGTCCTCTCCATCGGGGGAAAAGTACGTTTGAACGATGACAGCCGTCAGGGAGAGAAAAAACTCATCGCATCGATCAAGGAACTCCCTGACAGTCCCTTTCGCCTGACTCACGTCGAGCTGATCAACATGAAAAAGGTTACCGATACCGGTCTGGCTGCATTGAGAGGTACAAAGAATCTTCGTTTTGTGAACTTAGCCTATTCTCCTGAATTCACCGATGCGGGTCTCGCACACCTGAGTGACAATCGCGGATTGCAGCGGCTTGATTTATGGGGGACCAATATCACAAAGCAGGGACTGGAATATTTTACCGACTTCCCCGATCTGCGCGATCTGAGGCTGGGGGACACGCAACTTTCAGCAGAAGATCTCTCGATTTTGAAACGATATGCAAGTCTGCAAAAACTCGAGCTATTGATGCTCTCACTGACCCAGGCAGATGACAGTACACTTGCGATTCTGTCTGGTGCCTCCCAATTGGGCCAACTGAATCTGGAACAGACCAATATCAATGATGTCGGACTGGAGTCCCTGGAGCAGAATCGTAATCTTCGCAACCTGTACCTGAATAAAACCCCGGTAACGACGGAGGGCATCAGACGTCTCGCCCAGGCATTGCCCGAATGTGATATCGACTGGAGCGAATTGAAAAAGACCAGCACGTCAAACGGGCGCTGGACACCCGATGCCGGACAACAGAAATTTTTTGACGAAGTAGCCCGCATGAAAGCGACAGACCAGGTTGTCGCGGTGTCTCAAAAGTTGATGGAGGTCAATCCTGGTTTTGATGGCAAACTGAAGGAAACAATCGAAAACGGTCATGTCGTCGGTTTGACCTTCCTGGCAGGAGATCATATCGCTGAGATCTGGCCTGTCCGAGCACTGTCAGACCTGACCTCACTCGTATGCGGTGGTAATCATCTGACACACGGCAAGCTCACGGACCTTTCACCACTGGTCGGATTGCCGTTGACCAAAATGGACATCAGTAATTCCAGTGTTTCCGATCTCACGCCTCTAAAGGGAATGAAGCTGGCTCACTTGTATGGTGCCCACACCAGGATTAAAGACCTGTCCCCGTTAGCGGACATGCCGCTCAAGGTTCTGTTTCTCTGGAGTAGCCCGCATGTGTCGGACCTGTCTCCGCTGAAGGGGATGCGGCTGACTAATCTGAATTTAGATTTCACTCAAGTGGCCGACCTGTCTCCCCTCCAGGGAATGGATCTGACGCACCTTGCAGTACACCAGACTCATGTCCGCAGTCTATTACCGTTGAGTGGGATGCCCCTGCAGGCGCTCTACTGCAGTAACACGGGCATTTCCGATTTGTCACCACTGAAAGAAGCGGAACTGACCACACTTCACATAGAGAACACTCAGGTTTCCGATCTGTCACCGCTCGCAGGCATGCCTTTGAAAGAATTGAGTTTCGAACGAACCCTGGTCTCCGACCTGTCACCGCTGGAGCATATGCCATTGGAACAATTGACATTGAGCCTGCCGCTCTTTGAGGAACAGGATGAGCAACTTTTATTCCAGTTGCCCCTGAAACGGCTGGGAAGGGATGCCCATGAAATACGCGAAGCGGGTGATTTCTGGAGTCAGTATGCCGCACAACAGAGCGCCGCCGAAGCATTCGCATCCGCTTATGCCCAGGAACCTGCCAGCGTACGGACCAATGCAATCCTTGGCAAACTTCGTGAAGACGCGAATGGAGTCGGCCTGGTGCCGGTCATTGAAGAGGGCGTCGTCATTGAGGCGACTCTGACTCTGGTCCCCGAGTCTCACGACATCTCATCCCTGCGCATGCTGAACTCGCTCCGCAAACTCACGCTGAAAGGGGGGCCTCCCACACTCGATCTGTCCCCCCTCAATTCTCTGCCGATCGAATCACTGAACTGCAGTCCGCAGCAGGCACTCCGCAATCGAACGACTCTGACAGAGATAACATCCCTGACTACGATCAACGGACAGCCGAAGCTGGATTTTCTGCAAAGCATTCTGCGCAACAGCAAAGCTTTGACAGGTAATTAA